The Gemmatimonadaceae bacterium genome contains the following window.
CAAGCGCATCATCGCGTTCTACGGCAACCCGCTCTCGCGCCGGATGGGCGTGCTGGGCGAGTACCCAACCGACCAGATGCTGGCGATGCTGGACGCCGAAGTCGCGGCCTGGGAGGCCGCCGATCCCGACACGCCGGTGCAGCCCGCGCTGCAGATCATCACGGTCGTCGCCCGCGAACTGCCAGGTCCCGACAGCATGTATCGCGGCCGGATGGCCGACACGCTGGTTGAGCGCGTGCTCAAGTGGGCCGAGACGCGCGGGGCCATCGTGTTCCTCGACTTCCAGGTCGGATACTCCAGCGTTGGCCAGGAACTGCCGCGCTACGAGCGATTCTTCCGTCTGCCGCACGTGCACGCCGCCATCGACCCCGAGTTCTCGATGAAGAACGGCGGCATCCCCGGCAAGCGCATGGGCACGATGGACGCCAGCGACGTGAACGTCGCCATCCGCTACCTCGCCGACCTCGCCAAGCGACACGACCTGCCACCCAAGGTCCTCATCGTGCACCGCTTCACGCGACGCGGCGTCACCAACGCCGGCGACATCCGGCTCGACCCGCACGTGCAGGTCGTGATGCATATGGACGGCTTCGGGTCGCCAACGCTCAAGATGAACACCTGGCGGAACCACATCGTCCCCGAGCCCGTGCAGTTCGTGGGCTGGAAGCAGTTCTACAAGGAGCGCAACGACAATCCGCGCACGACGATCGAGCAGATCCTCGCGCTGCGCCCCAAGGTGCTGTACGTGCAGTACCAGTAGCGCCAGGCGCTACGGCAGCATGATCAGGCCGCGCGTCGCATCGGACTGCGCAAAGAGCTTCCCGTTGGGATTGTAGAAGAAGATCCGGCGCTGCCGTCCTTCGACAATCGCATCCGCCGCGGCGAACTGCCGGGCCAGTGCCAGCTGGCCGTCCTCACGGATGGGGAACGTGGCGGCGGGATAGCTCACAAACACTTCGTCCTGCTGCACGTCCACCAGCGCGGTCGAGCGGGTCATCCGGATGACCGCCTCCGCTTCCTGCCGCTGCATCGGGGTCGCTTCGATCGGTGCGCCGCCGGTGCCCGTCCCGACCAGTTCCCCCTCGTCCGGGGAGGTGGCGATCCACAGCACCACGACGAGAATGATGCCCGCCGAGGAGAACTTGACGATGGGCGACTGGCGGCCGATGAACCCGAGAAGCCGCCCGACCAGCCCGGGCGGGGCCACGGCCTGCACGCTCGAAGGCGTCGGCACGCTCGAAATCCCGCTTACCCCAGTCGTGCGGCGCGTCGGGCGCTTGCCAGGCCCGGCCTCCGCCTGCGGATACGGGGTGAAGCAGTACGGGCAGACCCGCTGGTTATTGCTCTCGCGTTCGCAGTTGGCGCACAGCATTGCTACGTAATGAATCGTGCGGGCGTCGGCGCGGCAATGGTGCCGTCCCAGGCCCGCACCATCCTTCGCCCGCGCCGCGTGGCCGCCGCTTGAATCAGGCGTTCTGGTACTGGGCCCTGGCCTGGTTCAAGCCACCGCCGTCGACGACGTTGCTGAACCCGGCGGCCTTGAGCGCCGCCGCGGCCGCCGCCGAGCGCGCGCCACTCGCGCAGTACACGAGAATTCGGCTGCCACGTCCGATCTCGGTCCGATCCACAAGCGCCTGCGGCAGCCGGTCGACCGGGATGTTCTCGGCGCCGTCGAGGCGGCCGAGCATGAACTCGAGGCGACTGCGCACATCGAGGACGACGTCAACGGAACGGTTCTGGAACTTGGGCATGCAGACCTGTCGATTGAAAGTGACTATATAACTATTCCGTTGATTTTAGACGCGCTGGGACCTTCCGTCAAGCCCTTCCCGCCGCGACCGCGAAGGCAACCCAACCCGCAAGCAAGC
Protein-coding sequences here:
- a CDS encoding rhodanese-like domain-containing protein codes for the protein MPKFQNRSVDVVLDVRSRLEFMLGRLDGAENIPVDRLPQALVDRTEIGRGSRILVYCASGARSAAAAAALKAAGFSNVVDGGGLNQARAQYQNA